In the Dioscorea cayenensis subsp. rotundata cultivar TDr96_F1 chromosome 12, TDr96_F1_v2_PseudoChromosome.rev07_lg8_w22 25.fasta, whole genome shotgun sequence genome, one interval contains:
- the LOC120272979 gene encoding uncharacterized protein LOC120272979, translating to MLFVIMLLHITCVSQYVLCGLYWGISMKVRPDWAVNVCIGVGIAAPIIAGVYSIKSPLGKRYETESDEESRRQVALTNAIPNEDQLNKYNGRVVVTSPEWIGGLFDCCDDRPVACLSLFCVCCVFGWNMERLGFGNMYVHIFTFILLCIGPFLVFSASALNINDDTIRYVVGIFGIMLCFFGMLYGGFWRIQMRKRFKLPGKFFCFGYPSVTDCFQWFFCWSCSLAQEVRTGNFYDIEDSSFYRSVAKDEDERQIMVPLNREGGSTPVFVINAMFDYSTRSKSFPPSRSSEMVVQKKVPVLLERVSTFGPIHSMRPPLPPLIQLED from the coding sequence ATGCTGTTTGTCATAATGCTCTTGCACATCACCTGTGTGTCTCAATATGTTCTATGTGGTCTCTACTGGGGGATCTCAATGAAAGTAAGGCCAGATTGGGCAGTGAATGTATGCATTGGTGTAGGCATAGCGGCGCCGATCATTGCCGGAGTGTACTCTATCAAGAGCCCTTTAGGCAAGCGATACGAGACCGAAAGCGATGAGGAATCACGACGACAAGTAGCACTGACTAATGCCATACCAAATGAAGATCAATTGAACAAATACAATGGAAGAGTAGTAGTAACAAGTCCAGAATGGATTGGAGGACTGTTTGATTGCTGTGACGACAGGCCAGTAGCATGTCTATCTTTATTCTGTGTATGCTGTGTCTTCGGATGGAACATGGAAAGACTTGGATTCGGCAACATGTATGTTCATATATTCACATTCATTCTGCTCTGCATTGGACCATTCTTGGTGTTCAGCGCATCGGCATTAAATATCAATGACGATACGATACGGTATGTCGTTGGGATCTTCGGCATTATGCTATGTTTCTTTGGTATGTTGTATGGGGGATTCTGGAGGATTCAAATGAGGAAAAGATTCAAACTTCCTGGGAAATTTTTCTGCTTTGGATATCCATCAGTGACTGATTGCTTTCAATGGTTTTTCTGTTGGTCATGTTCTTTGGCTCAAGAAGTGAGAACAGGAAATTTCTATGACATTGAAGATAGTAGTTTTTATAGAAGTGTTgcaaaagatgaagatgaaagaCAAATAATGGTTCCATTGAATAGAGAAGGAGGATCAACACCAGTGTTTGTGATTAATGCTATGTTTGATTATTCAACTAGAAGTAAATCTTTTCCTCCAAGTAGAAGTTCAGAAATGGTTGTCCAAAAAAAGGTTCCTGTTTTATTGGAGAGAGTTTCAACTTTTGGACCTATTCATTCAATGAGACCACCTCTTCCTCCTTTGATTCAGCTTGAGGACTAG